One Helianthus annuus cultivar XRQ/B chromosome 7, HanXRQr2.0-SUNRISE, whole genome shotgun sequence genomic region harbors:
- the LOC110943170 gene encoding glutathione S-transferase T3-like: MHPYRPPFGGPARPTNPNTTQPQTPYNLQDMDPSFLSYAAYLSGAPPFVPPTYGFGQAGGSQPSQPEPESEPDVEVVPESQPEPVQDKSKRGRRSHKKKEKDEPRRAKTTIKWTKDEEYTLTRAWLDISEDEDTANFQTGPVFWDRVRALFFSSWGQSEHQDKDSISSKWTDINNKCHAFQEVYQRNYDNRPSGECDVGVLTKTLEEFDRTKSPFTYYKCWELLRKSPKWALVNPMTSSSRRRAKRSKTSSSADPSTPTSDARNVDLNETLDVDEQIQEELVRPTGRRKGTGKKTVESSSDLDLKDDFEEMNRRLQDIRDLGHKRWEIMKDRVVETKKFNELQEARQMENDIEFLSKPIDHLQGDALILAQMRRQKIREKYGL, from the exons ATGCATCCATACCGACCCCCGTTTGGTGGCCCCGCAAGACCcacgaacccgaacacaacccaaccgcaaaccCCGTACAACCTacaagacatggacccgagctttttaagttacgcggcttacttgagtggcgccCCTCCGTTTGTTCCTCCCACCTACGGCTttggtcaagccggcgggtcgcaaccgtcacaacccgaacccgaatccgaaccCGATGTCGAGGTCGTGCCGGAGTcgcaacccgaaccggtgcaagaCAAATCGAAACGCGGCAgaaggtcgcataagaagaaggaaaaggatgAACCTCGACGTGCAAAAACAACCATTAAATGGACGAAGGACGAGGAATACACGTTGACTCGGGCGTGGCTCGATATTTCGGAGGACGAAGATACCG caaactttcaaacgggcccCGTTTTTTGGGATAGGGTGCGTGCACTATTTTTTAGCTCGTGGGGTCAAAGCGAACATCAGGACAAGGATTcaatttctagcaaatggaccgacatcaacaacaaaTGTCACGCGTTTCAAGAAGTTTAccaacgtaactacgataatCGCCCGAGCGGTGAATGTGACGTCGGGGTTTTAACAAAGACTTTGGAGGAGTTCGATAGGACGAAAAGCCCTTTCACGTACTATAAGTGTTGGGAGctactacgaaaaagtccaaagtgggcgcTTGTTAATCCAATGACGTCAAGTAGTAGACGCCgggctaaaaggtcaaaaacatcatcctccgcCGACCCGTCAACTCCGACATCCGATGCCCGTAATGTTGATTTAAATGAAACGTTGGACGTTGACGAGCaaattcaagaagagttggtCCGACCCACCGGTAGAAGAAAGGGAACCGGGAAAAAAACGGTCGAGTCGTCTTCGGATCTCGACCTAAAGGatgatttcgaggagatgaaccgtcgtctccaagatATTCGCGACCTCGGCCACAAACGTTGGGAGATTATGAAAGACCGAGTAGTTGAAACCAAAAAGTTCAACGAGTTGCAAGAGGCGCGACAAATGGAAAATgacattgagtttttgtccaaaccgatCGACCACCTCCAAGGCGACGCGTTGATCTTGGCTcaaatgcgtcgccaaaaaatACGAGAAAAATATGGACTTTAG